From the genome of Miscanthus floridulus cultivar M001 chromosome 10, ASM1932011v1, whole genome shotgun sequence, one region includes:
- the LOC136486970 gene encoding transcription factor BHLH062-like isoform X3: MENNILGMVADTESSDSLPGSSNAASETPANGLASKSIHQKSQETSPKKTHKAEREKLKRDQLNDLFVELGSMLDLDRQNTRKATVLGDAARVLRDLITQVESLRKEQSALVSERQYVSSEKNELQEENNSLKSQISELQNELCARLRNSSLNQNSLGVPLPVANTVGPDLATHRMPQQMWSNIPNLSSVAMAHPTNTATLLHSQGHSADAGQGYAPQPRELQLFPGASSPPEHGCSVLGNNLATSSSLTDSLPGQLCLSLPQSSQEGSSSGVSPGRKERRNG, translated from the exons ATGGA GAACAATATTCTTGGCATGGTGGCTGACACGGAAAGCTCAGATTCACTGCCTGGCAGTTCAAATGCTGCTTCTGAGACGCCTGCTAATGGGTTGGCCTCAAA GTCTATTCACCAAAAGTCTCAGGAAACCTCCCCAAAGAAAACACATAAAGCTGAACGAGAGAAGCTTAAACGTGATCAGTTGAATGACCTTTTCGTTGAGCTGGGCAGTATGCTAG ATCTTGATCGACAAAATACTAGAAAAGCTACAGTATTAGGTGATGCTGCACGAGTACTGCGAGATCTAATTACTCAAGTAGAATCTCTTAGGAAGGAACAATCTGCTCTTGTATCGGAACGCCAATAT GTCAGTTCAGAGAAGAATGAGCTGCAAGAGGAGAACAATTCACTCAAATCACAAATATCAGAACTACAAAATGAGCTCTGTGCAAGGTTGAGGAACAGCAGCCTCAATCAGAACAGCCTTGGCGTGCCACTACCAGTTGCGAACACTGTAGGTCCTGATCTGGCAACTCACCGTATGCCACAGCAGATGTGGAgcaacattcctaatttaagctCTGTGGCCATGGCGCACCCAACAAATACAGCAACTCTGTTACACAGTCAGGGCCACTCTGCTGATGCTGGCCAAGGCTATGCGCCCCAACCTCGGGAGCTGCAGCTCTTTCCAGGGGCATCATCTCCACCAGAGCATGGATGTTCCGTTCTAGGAAACAACCTGGCCACATCGTCGAGCCTGACAGATTCCTTGCCAGGGCAGCTGTGCCTAAGCCTCCCACAATCATCTCAGGAAGGAAGCAGCAGCGGTGTATCGCCCGGCAGAAAGGAACGGCGGAACGGTTAG
- the LOC136486970 gene encoding transcription factor BHLH062-like isoform X6 produces the protein MVADTESSDSLPGSSNAASETPANGSIHQKSQETSPKKTHKAEREKLKRDQLNDLFVELGSMLDLDRQNTRKATVLGDAARVLRDLITQVESLRKEQSALVSERQYVSSEKNELQEENNSLKSQISELQNELCARLRNSSLNQNSLGVPLPVANTVGPDLATHRMPQQMWSNIPNLSSVAMAHPTNTATLLHSQGHSADAGQGYAPQPRELQLFPGASSPPEHGCSVLGNNLATSSSLTDSLPGQLCLSLPQSSQEGSSSGVSPGRKERRNG, from the exons ATGGTGGCTGACACGGAAAGCTCAGATTCACTGCCTGGCAGTTCAAATGCTGCTTCTGAGACGCCTGCTAATGG GTCTATTCACCAAAAGTCTCAGGAAACCTCCCCAAAGAAAACACATAAAGCTGAACGAGAGAAGCTTAAACGTGATCAGTTGAATGACCTTTTCGTTGAGCTGGGCAGTATGCTAG ATCTTGATCGACAAAATACTAGAAAAGCTACAGTATTAGGTGATGCTGCACGAGTACTGCGAGATCTAATTACTCAAGTAGAATCTCTTAGGAAGGAACAATCTGCTCTTGTATCGGAACGCCAATAT GTCAGTTCAGAGAAGAATGAGCTGCAAGAGGAGAACAATTCACTCAAATCACAAATATCAGAACTACAAAATGAGCTCTGTGCAAGGTTGAGGAACAGCAGCCTCAATCAGAACAGCCTTGGCGTGCCACTACCAGTTGCGAACACTGTAGGTCCTGATCTGGCAACTCACCGTATGCCACAGCAGATGTGGAgcaacattcctaatttaagctCTGTGGCCATGGCGCACCCAACAAATACAGCAACTCTGTTACACAGTCAGGGCCACTCTGCTGATGCTGGCCAAGGCTATGCGCCCCAACCTCGGGAGCTGCAGCTCTTTCCAGGGGCATCATCTCCACCAGAGCATGGATGTTCCGTTCTAGGAAACAACCTGGCCACATCGTCGAGCCTGACAGATTCCTTGCCAGGGCAGCTGTGCCTAAGCCTCCCACAATCATCTCAGGAAGGAAGCAGCAGCGGTGTATCGCCCGGCAGAAAGGAACGGCGGAACGGTTAG
- the LOC136486970 gene encoding transcription factor BHLH062-like isoform X4, producing the protein MENNILGMVADTESSDSLPGSSNAASETPANGSIHQKSQETSPKKTHKAEREKLKRDQLNDLFVELGSMLDLDRQNTRKATVLGDAARVLRDLITQVESLRKEQSALVSERQYVSSEKNELQEENNSLKSQISELQNELCARLRNSSLNQNSLGVPLPVANTVGPDLATHRMPQQMWSNIPNLSSVAMAHPTNTATLLHSQGHSADAGQGYAPQPRELQLFPGASSPPEHGCSVLGNNLATSSSLTDSLPGQLCLSLPQSSQEGSSSGVSPGRKERRNG; encoded by the exons ATGGA GAACAATATTCTTGGCATGGTGGCTGACACGGAAAGCTCAGATTCACTGCCTGGCAGTTCAAATGCTGCTTCTGAGACGCCTGCTAATGG GTCTATTCACCAAAAGTCTCAGGAAACCTCCCCAAAGAAAACACATAAAGCTGAACGAGAGAAGCTTAAACGTGATCAGTTGAATGACCTTTTCGTTGAGCTGGGCAGTATGCTAG ATCTTGATCGACAAAATACTAGAAAAGCTACAGTATTAGGTGATGCTGCACGAGTACTGCGAGATCTAATTACTCAAGTAGAATCTCTTAGGAAGGAACAATCTGCTCTTGTATCGGAACGCCAATAT GTCAGTTCAGAGAAGAATGAGCTGCAAGAGGAGAACAATTCACTCAAATCACAAATATCAGAACTACAAAATGAGCTCTGTGCAAGGTTGAGGAACAGCAGCCTCAATCAGAACAGCCTTGGCGTGCCACTACCAGTTGCGAACACTGTAGGTCCTGATCTGGCAACTCACCGTATGCCACAGCAGATGTGGAgcaacattcctaatttaagctCTGTGGCCATGGCGCACCCAACAAATACAGCAACTCTGTTACACAGTCAGGGCCACTCTGCTGATGCTGGCCAAGGCTATGCGCCCCAACCTCGGGAGCTGCAGCTCTTTCCAGGGGCATCATCTCCACCAGAGCATGGATGTTCCGTTCTAGGAAACAACCTGGCCACATCGTCGAGCCTGACAGATTCCTTGCCAGGGCAGCTGTGCCTAAGCCTCCCACAATCATCTCAGGAAGGAAGCAGCAGCGGTGTATCGCCCGGCAGAAAGGAACGGCGGAACGGTTAG
- the LOC136486970 gene encoding transcription factor BHLH062-like isoform X5, with translation MVADTESSDSLPGSSNAASETPANGLASKSIHQKSQETSPKKTHKAEREKLKRDQLNDLFVELGSMLDLDRQNTRKATVLGDAARVLRDLITQVESLRKEQSALVSERQYVSSEKNELQEENNSLKSQISELQNELCARLRNSSLNQNSLGVPLPVANTVGPDLATHRMPQQMWSNIPNLSSVAMAHPTNTATLLHSQGHSADAGQGYAPQPRELQLFPGASSPPEHGCSVLGNNLATSSSLTDSLPGQLCLSLPQSSQEGSSSGVSPGRKERRNG, from the exons ATGGTGGCTGACACGGAAAGCTCAGATTCACTGCCTGGCAGTTCAAATGCTGCTTCTGAGACGCCTGCTAATGGGTTGGCCTCAAA GTCTATTCACCAAAAGTCTCAGGAAACCTCCCCAAAGAAAACACATAAAGCTGAACGAGAGAAGCTTAAACGTGATCAGTTGAATGACCTTTTCGTTGAGCTGGGCAGTATGCTAG ATCTTGATCGACAAAATACTAGAAAAGCTACAGTATTAGGTGATGCTGCACGAGTACTGCGAGATCTAATTACTCAAGTAGAATCTCTTAGGAAGGAACAATCTGCTCTTGTATCGGAACGCCAATAT GTCAGTTCAGAGAAGAATGAGCTGCAAGAGGAGAACAATTCACTCAAATCACAAATATCAGAACTACAAAATGAGCTCTGTGCAAGGTTGAGGAACAGCAGCCTCAATCAGAACAGCCTTGGCGTGCCACTACCAGTTGCGAACACTGTAGGTCCTGATCTGGCAACTCACCGTATGCCACAGCAGATGTGGAgcaacattcctaatttaagctCTGTGGCCATGGCGCACCCAACAAATACAGCAACTCTGTTACACAGTCAGGGCCACTCTGCTGATGCTGGCCAAGGCTATGCGCCCCAACCTCGGGAGCTGCAGCTCTTTCCAGGGGCATCATCTCCACCAGAGCATGGATGTTCCGTTCTAGGAAACAACCTGGCCACATCGTCGAGCCTGACAGATTCCTTGCCAGGGCAGCTGTGCCTAAGCCTCCCACAATCATCTCAGGAAGGAAGCAGCAGCGGTGTATCGCCCGGCAGAAAGGAACGGCGGAACGGTTAG
- the LOC136485347 gene encoding vacuole membrane protein KMS1-like, protein MGRRKMSAAAPPSRSWSNVGGSVIPELRAKHKMDLENLTLTKQPLRTLHLFLLAMLQYLKRLAKYILSKGGLFLLLIVLVVAPGILLAISDGVHKKHVQEFLNYAKFVLWWVSLGVASSIGLGSGLHTFVLYLGPHIALFTIKAVQCGRIDLKMAPYDTIQLKVGPSWLDKKCSEFGPPVYPASAHSVRIPVFDLLSQIQLEAVLWGIGTALGELPPYFISRAARLSGSKSKAVKELDVATSKEDGTVASSLNRTKRWLLSHSQHLNFVSILILASVPNPLFDLAGIMCGQFGVPFWEFFFATLLGKAIIKTHIQTLFIVSLCNNQLLYLMEKELIWIFGHIPGFSATLPSVIAKLNAAKDKYLSPPTPVSPSSQMEEKQWNFSFTLVWNSIVWLVLLNFFIKIITSTAQDYLKKQQDMEMERISDSLTLEQN, encoded by the exons ATGGGGCGCCGGAAGATGTCCGCGGCGGCGCCGCCGTCCCGGAGCTGGTCCAACGTCGGCGGAAGCGTCATCCCCG AACTCCGAGCAAAACACAAAATGGACTTGGAGAATTTGACGCTGACAAAACAACCACTCAGAACATTACATCTTTTCCTGTTAGCCATGTTACAATACTTGAAAAGATTAGCAAAATATATCCTGAGTAAGGGTGGTTTGTTCTTGCTCTTAATTGTTTTGGTGGTAGCTCCTGGAATCTTACTCGCTATTTCAGATGGCGTGCATAAGAAG CATGTGCAGGAgtttcttaattatgctaaattTGTGTTGTGGTGGGTTTCATTAGGTGTGGCTTCGTCAATTGGACTAG GTTCTGGTTTGCATACATTTGTGCTGTACCTAGGTCCTCATATTGCTCTGTTCACTATTAAAGCTGTTCAGTGTGGTCGAATTGATTTGAAAATGGCTCCATATGATACCATACAGCTTAAGGTTGGGCCATCATGGCTTGACAAGAAATGTTCAGAATTTGGACCGCCTGTGTATCCAGCATCAGCTCATTCTGTTAGGATCCCAGTCTTTGACTTACTATCTCAGATACAGCTGGAAGCAGTTCTTTGGGGCATTGGGACTGCACTTGGCGAGCTTCCCCCTTATTTTATATCACGAGCAG CTCGCTTATCAGGGAGCAAGTCAAAAGCTGTTAAGGAGCTTGATGTCGCTACTTCCAAAGAAGATGGGACAGTAGCATCCAGTCTTAATCGTACCAAGCGTTGGCTTCTTTCTCACTCTCAACATCTCAACTTCGTCTCTATCTTGATACTTGCTTCG GTTCCGAACCCACTCTTTGACCTTGCTGGTATTATGTGTGGCCAATTCGGTGTACCTTTCTGGGAGTTCTTTTTTGCAACTTTGCTTGGGAAGGCCATCATCAAGACTCATATTCAG ACACTGTTTATTGTGTCCTTATGCAACAATCAGCTCCTGTATCTTATGGAAAAGGAGTTAATCTGGATATTTGGTCACATTCCTGGGTTTTCTGCTACCCTGCCATCTGTGATTGCCAAACTCAATGCTGCCAAAGACAAGTATCTATCACCACCAACGCCAGTCTCGCCGTCCTCTCAAATGGAG GAGAAACAGTGGAATTTCTCTTTTACATTGGTTTGGAACTCTATAGTGTGGCTTGTGCTTCTGAACTTCTTCATTAAGATAATCACGTCAACAGCACAGGATTATCTCAAAAAGCAGCAGGATATGGAGATGGAACGTATTTCTGATTCCCTGACCCTGGAACAAAACTAA